GCGGAGGTAACCATCCGGCCGCAGCCTGCTGAGAGTACGGTACAGTCTCGAGCGGCATGAGCGCGCAGCCGGGGCATGACAGCTGGCGCCACCGGATGCACGAGGTCATCTTCGAGGCCGACACGCCCGCCGGCAAGACCTTCGACGTCGCCCTGCTGCTGGCAATCGTCCTGAGCGTGGCTGCGGTCCTGCTCGAAAGCGTCGGCGAGATTCGCGCCCAGTACGGCACCGAGCTGCGCGCCATCGAGTGGTTCTTCACTATCCTCTTCACGATCGAGTACGTCCTGCGCCTGGTCTCGGTGGGGCGACCGATGCGCTACGCGGTGAGCTTCTTCGGCATCGTCGATCTGCTGGCGATCCTGCCCACCTACCTGAGCTTCGTCATCGCCGGCAGCCAGTCCTTGCTCGTAATCCGGGCGCTGCGGCTCTTGCGGGTCTTCCGCGTCTTGAAGCTCGCCCATTTTCTGGGCGAGGCCCACCTGCTCTACGCGGCGCTGCGCGCGTCGAGCCGGAAGATCGTGGTCTTCCTCGGCGCGGTGCTGACCGTAGTCCTGATCGTCGGTGCGGCGATGTACCTGATCGAGGGGCCGGAGAACGGCTTCACCAGCATCCCCCAGGCGGTCTACTGGGCGATCGTCACCATGACCACGGTCGGCTACGGCGACCTCTCGCCGCAGACCGCGACCGGCAAGCTCCTGGCCTCGGTGGTGATGATCCTGGGCTACGGCATCATCGCGGTACCGACCGGGATCGTGTCGGTCGAGATCGCCTCGAGTCTCAGGTCGGCGACCCACACCCAGTCCTGCACCGAGTGCGGCGGCGAGGGCCACGCGGTCGACGCCCGCTACTGCAAGTACTGCGGCGCCGAGCTGTCCTGAGCGGCGAGCGCATGTGGCGCACGGGCGAGAAAGCTTCGCGACCTCAGTCGCCGCATTCGAGGCGGATTCGTCGTTGGAAAGCCCGGTGCTCGGCGACGGATAGCTCCCGCAGGGCGTCCAGTCGATCGTTCTCGAACCACCTTCTGCTCACCTCGCCGTGCCGCTCGATCAGCAGGGCGCCGCTGCCGTCGGTTTTGACGGTCTGGAGAAAGCCGCCGGCGGCATTGGCGATCCGGACCTGGTCGGTTGCCGGTAGGCACCACCCTCGAGGGAACCTCAAGCGCCACTTTGCTTGCCGGACCCGAGCCCCGTACGCGATCGCCGAGTCGACCTCGTCTAGAAGTCGAGGCTGGGGAGCCGACCTCAGGCCGGGCAGCCGAAATGACGCCCGGGCCGCGGTTCCTTGAACGAGACCGTCGACTTCGAGTGTCGTGGACATCAGCACCGCAGGCACCCTGCCCGACCTCTCTCCCCAGCTGACATCCTCGAGCCGCGCTCCGGGGAGCAAGCCTTTGAAGATCGCCATCACTTCCTCGCCGGCGATCTGAGTGGGCTCGCTTTCGATCTGATCCAGCAAGTGGGCTCCGTAGGTTCCCCTGAGCGCGATCGTGGCCCGGCCGGCGACGTCGCCGTCGGGTGAAACCTCGACATCCGCCGTGAGCTCGACGTTCTCGTGCTCCGGGCGAAGCGGGGTGCGAACCAGACCACCTCCTTCGCCGGTCACCACCAGGGCGTCTTGGTCCTGAACGCCGGGATGAAGCCAGCCGGCGGTTCCCCGCGATTGAGTGGGATCGATGAACAGGTAGCCTCCTCCGACCGGATCGTCCTCGTCGGTTTCGACCTCAGTCTCGGGAACCGCGACGATCAGGTGATTGAACTGGATCGGCGAAGGGAAGGCGGGCTCGATCCGCCCGGAGCGATCGAGCAACACCAGAGCGGGGTAGGCCTCTATTCCGACCTCTTTGAGCAGCGCGATCAGCAAGAGTCCCTTGTCCTTGCAGTCGCCCCACTTGCGCTCGAGCACCTCCCGAGGAGCCGACGGGCGGTAGCCACCAATGCCGACCTCGACCGCGACGTAGCGCACCTTGCGCCGCAGGTGCTCGACGAGCGCCTCCAGACGTTGGCGCGGCGTTCGAGCATCGGAGGTCAGCGACGCTGCAAGCCGCCGAACCTCTGGCGTTCCCGTCGGCAAACCGTCCAGCAGCCTTCCGTACCAGTCGCTCACCGCTTGCCAGCTGCCATCAGGGTCCCAGGACCATCGGAGCACCGGCTCGCTGGCGGCACCCCCGGCTGCGAGCTCAGGTGGATCCACGGCTTCGAGATCTCGACCGCGAATCCGGACGCCGTCGGGAAGATCCTCGACCTGTAACCCTTCCCCGGGCCCGTCGAGGCGCCATCTGACGCCGCCTGTGATCGTAACCAGCAGATCCGAGATCCGGTCATCGCCGAGCAGTACCATCTGGCTCGAAGGGAAGTAGGGCTCGATCTCGACCTCGTAG
This DNA window, taken from bacterium, encodes the following:
- a CDS encoding ion transporter, with protein sequence MHEVIFEADTPAGKTFDVALLLAIVLSVAAVLLESVGEIRAQYGTELRAIEWFFTILFTIEYVLRLVSVGRPMRYAVSFFGIVDLLAILPTYLSFVIAGSQSLLVIRALRLLRVFRVLKLAHFLGEAHLLYAALRASSRKIVVFLGAVLTVVLIVGAAMYLIEGPENGFTSIPQAVYWAIVTMTTVGYGDLSPQTATGKLLASVVMILGYGIIAVPTGIVSVEIASSLRSATHTQSCTECGGEGHAVDARYCKYCGAELS